In Erigeron canadensis isolate Cc75 chromosome 1, C_canadensis_v1, whole genome shotgun sequence, a single window of DNA contains:
- the LOC122587828 gene encoding uncharacterized protein LOC122587828, translating into MKESGCNDLNIQAKACDDFEKQYKKPFTHFKAWNTVKDQPKWQEQPLVGQPIESSNSSKKGKSSESTTLTPRSKELVFDVPLPCLNEDPAPSRKSRGKKVGSEDSSRSSVRNTLSSYTADKSSLLKEQFEVQKKKDEEYFKFREDENLNRDMKFVMYPHDYIPTRHLRNSSSTKNASYARNTVGRVVCRI; encoded by the coding sequence ATGAAGGAAAGCGGGTGTAACGACCTTAATATCCAAGCCAAGGCGTGTGATgattttgaaaaacaatataaGAAACCGTTCACCCATTTTAAGGCATGGAATACTGTCAAGGATCAACCAAAGTGGCAGGAACAACCTTTGGTTGGTCAACCTATAGAATCGTCCAATTCGAGTAAAAAAGGGAAGTCATCCGAGTCAACCACTCTAACACCGCGAAGTAAAGAGTTGGTGTTCGACGTTCCGTTGCCGTGTCTGAATGAGGATCCTGCTCCATCAAGGAAATCCAGGGGTAAGAAGGTGGGAAGTGAAGATTCAAGTCGAAGTTCAGTGCGTAATACGTTGTCTAGTTACACGGCCGATAAGTCAAGTCTACTGAAGGAGCAATTTGAggttcaaaagaaaaaagacgAAGAGTATTTCAAGTTTCGTGAAGACGAGAACCTGAACCGGGATATGAAGTTCGTTATGTATCCACACGATTATATACCGACCCGGCATTTAAGAAattcatcatcaacaaaaaacGCGAGTTATGCGCGAAATACGGTTGGCCGTGTAGTTTGTaggatttaa